Within the Methanobacterium sp. BRmetb2 genome, the region AGTATAATTTTTTATAAACTGGCCATCTTCAAGATTATTTTTCAAAACTATTTTTACAAGGGCCATAGCTAAATAATGATCAGATCCTGGGGCGGGCTGGATAAATATGTCAGATTGATTAGCAGTTTTTGTTTTGACCGGGTCTATTACAGCAATTTTTACTCCATTTTTCTGGGCTTTTTTTAAGATTTTCCACAAATGCACGTCAGTTACAGCAGGATTTCTGCCCCATACAATTATAAATTTACTGTTGAGGTGATCAAGTGGATCATGGGATAATTTACCACCAAAATCCATTTCCATGGCAGCATGACCTATGCCTCCACATATTGTACCATAAGTAGTTGTAACTCCACCTAATAAATTAAAAAATCTTTTGTTCATGGCTTGAAGAGCGGTACGTGCACCAAAACCTTGATAATAAAGTATGGCTTGACTGCCATATTCTTCAATCACTTTGGAAATCTTTTCAGAAGCAATATTCAGTGCTTGATTCCAAGTAATCTGTTTCCATTTTCCTTTTTCTTTTAAAAGGGGGTGGAGAATCCGATAAGGACTATAAAAATAATTTTTAAGATAATTTGAAGTATTTTTACATAAAAATCCATCTGTAACCTCATGGGCAGGATTTCCACGTAATTTAACAACTTTATGGTCCTTTACGTAGGCTATAATGCTGCATGCGCCGGGACAGTCTCTAGTACACGCTGTAACAACTTTTTTCAAAAATTACCCTCATACAATTTTTAAGAAATAATACAGTTTAATGGATATAAATTAATTTAGATAAATTTAATAATATTCAACTCATCATCAAAGAAAAAAATTTTGCAAAGGGGTTTTTTATGGTCCTAATTAATTGTGTATTTATTTTTTTCAAGGGTTATAGCAGCATTAGGACAGATTTCTAAACATTTAACACATAATTTACAGTAATCTGGTGATTTTATTGATATTACACTATCTTTTATTGTAAAAACGTTTGTGGGACAGATAAATGCACATGCCCCACATTTTGAACCTTCACATTTTTCTTTATCCAATTTTATATTCACCAGTATATTAGTTACCATTATTTCGCCCATTCTCCTTTAACTCAATAAATGTCTAGAACACTCTTTTACCGCCTCTTTAACTTCACAATCAAGTTGTATTGGTTTAATTCCTAATTTTCGAAGTTCTATACTTGGTTCATTCCCAATTTTCCTGCAGAGAACTGCTTTACAATCGTTTATCAAATCAATGGATGATAACCAACGTTCTTGATGATCATTTAATTGTAATGGTGTTTTTTCTCTTATTTCATGAAATTCAACTTCACCTTCTTCAATTTTAAATATTAAAAAACGGTTAGTATCTCCAAAATGTGAATCTACAAACTTACCCTCAGTTGATGCTACTGCTATTTTCAATTAAGTCTCTCCTTTAATTATTTACTAATCATTTACAGAATTTTCAGTTTTTGCAATGGTTTCAGGATAAATCAATTATTAAACTTTCATTCCTTCTTTTTCTTTTTCACATATTTCATATCCAGATTCATCATAGTAGAAATCAAGTATCATATTGGTTAAACGATCCACTGTTTGAAGTCCTCCTTCATAACCAACGCAACATATGCGCTGTGCTCCCAAACGATCAAATATGGGAAAACCTGCTCTGTAAAGAGGAATATTTTCTTCACTCGCAATACGTGCCCCATAAGCATTTCCAATCAGTACATCAGCACCATATTTTTTGATTTCTGCATGCAGATCTTCTAAATCGAAACCAGACAATATACGGGTTTTAATACCTCTCGAAGCAGTTATATTTTTAATTTCCTCTACGAAGCGGGGGCTATTAACTCCAGTAGAAACTACAGTAGGGTGCATTCCCATTTCACTTGTTATCTGGGTCATTCCAGACACAAAATCTGGTTCTCCAAATATCGCTACCCTGCGCTGATAATTATAAGATTCAGAATCAATCATAGCATCTATAAGGCGGCCACGTTCTTTTTCAAGATTTTTAGGAACTTCAACTTCTGCTAAAGAGCAGAGAGATGTAACAAACTGGTCAGTATAATTAACTCCTATGGGAATAGGTCCAGAAACCGACGGAACGTCAAATTTCTTTTCCAGTAAAGACCCTGCAGAATCAGCATGTCTGGAGAGAGTTATGGTTCCTCTGGAATTTGCAGAATCTACAACTTCATCTACACTAGTTCCTTGTGTATATAAACCAAGAGAAGATTCTCCAAAGGGAGCATCAAGATTCTCTGAATAATCAGTTAATATTATTGATCCAATTTTCAGTTCTAAAAGGATTCTTTTAACTTCTCTTACATCTGCTGGTGATAAAATTCCAGGTACAATATTGATTTTGTGATTTGCATTCTGGGGAGATGCCAACTTTTCTACTAAAGACTTTATAGCTTGGTCATATCCTTCTACATGGGAACCAGCATAGGATGGTGTGGAAATAGGCACCATACATGGAAGTTCTTTTTCAATATTTGAGTCTCTAAATTTCCCCACTATCATATTCATATCATCACCAATAGTTTCTGTAAGGCAACTAGAAACGATTCCAATTAGATCGGGGTGTTGTTTTTCACTGATATTTTTTAGAGCTTTCATGAGGTTGTATTCGCCACCATAAATAACAGTTTTCTCACTCATTGAGGTGGATGCCACTTCCATTGGTTCTCGAAAATGTCTTGTCAGCTGAAAACGCATGTAAGTACTACAACCCTGGGATCCATGAATCAGGGGCATGGTATTTCTCATCCCTAAAATGGCATATATGGCACCCATGGGTTGACACATGCGGGAAGGATTAACTACAGAGAAAATTTTTTCTCTTTTTCCTGATAAATCGTCAGGAATTACGTGGCCATGTTTACAAGATTCAGCCAATATTTTATCGTTCATTAGGCAATCTCCTTTGAATTTTTACTATTTTCATGTGGTGATGTTAGTCTGGTTTCAGATAGATCCCATACTCTACTAGATACTGATGCATCTACTTCTTTGGTAAAGTTAATAAATCCTTTAAATCCCGCAAATGCAGATATTCTATCATGATTAAAGTCACAGAAGGGTATTCCCAATTTTAGTGATATATACTTTTCTTTTGCTCCAGAAATTAGCAGATCAGGTCGATATTTCTTCAGCAACCGGGTTAATTCTACAGTGTTGGCATCATCCACAATGACTGTTCCCTCTCGAACAGCATCTTTAATCCGTTCATAATCTTCTCTCATACCATTTTTTGTTCCAGACATGATTACATCCATTCCTAACTCTTCAAAAGCCCTTACCAGTGACCAAGCTTTATTCCCTCCTACATAAAGGGCCACAGTTTTTCCTGCAAGCCTCTCTTTATATTCTTCAATAGCAGAATTAACTCCCTGCAGGCCAGATTCAATAATACCTTCTGCTGTTTTTATCATCTCTGGATCTCCAAAGAAGTCAGCAACTAATCTTAAAGAAGTTATGGTTTGTTCTATTCCAAAGAAATTCACTTTCAAACTGGGTGTTCCATATTTTTTCTCCAGTTTTTTGGCCAGGTAGTTTGATGACTTCTGGCACTGTACAATATTAAGTTTTGCCTGATGTGCTTTGGCAATATCATCCACTACTGAATCTCCAGAGATGGTACTAATAATATTGACTCCCATACTTTCAAAAAGAGGTTTTATTCCCCAAAGATCTCCAGCTACATTAAATTCTCCCACAATGTTAATATCATATTTACCAGTATTTTCAGGTTCTTTAGTACCTATGACATGATCTAAAAGAGCATCACATCCGATCCAGTGCCCTTTAGTTTTATTATGATCTTTAAAACCTTCTGATTGTACTGGAATTACTCGGCAACCTGTAATTTCTCCAGCTTTTTTGCATACACTATTAATGTCATCTCCTATAACTCCTGCCACACAGGTAGCATATACAAATATAGCTCCGGGATGGTAGAGCCGATCTAGTTCAAGTATAGTTTCGTAGAGTTTTTTTTCACCACCAAAAACAATGTCTTTTTCACGAAGATCAGTGGAACATCCTTTTCGGTATAAGTCATATTCGGAAGATTTACTTCCTCTTATGTCCCAAGTGTGTGCAGCGCATCCAATTGGGCCGTGTACTAAATGTATGGAATCTGTGATGGGCATGAGTACAATTCGAGCCCCACCAAAAACACATGTTCTTTGAGTAACAGTTCCAGGTAAACTGGCTTTATCACAATTTGGAATTGATAATTCTCCACTCTCCTTGATACATATATGGCTTTTACGTGATTTAAAGGTTTCAATTACGGGTTCCATTCATATAACCTCTTAGATACTAATTTTAAATTCAAATATGTAATTTTGAATCCATATTCAAAATTTATTATTTTTCCTCCATTTATCTGTAAATTTTTAAATAAAGCTTAATCATCAATCAATAACTTTTAAAAAAATAAAAAAAAGTTATATTTTTGTTTAAAAGATTTTTTCATTGCTGTAACTTCCAGTGAGTTACAGGTTCATAGATTTTTTCCAGCACAGTATTGGTTAAGAGATTAATGAGGTTTAATCCTCCGTTATAACCAATGATTGGATTTCTATGATAACCTACCCGATCAAACACAGGAAACCCAAATCTGACCAGGGGGATATCCAGGTATCTGGCAATTAAACGTCCATCAGAATTTCCCATCATCACTTCCACGGGATTTTCCTGTAAATATACCTCCAGTGCCCGTAAATCCTGGCCAACCATTACATCTATACTGGATCCAATTTCACGTGATACTGTTTTCATTTCATTTACAAATTCTTCACTTTTTGCACCAGTACACACTACAGAAGGTTCCATACCTAGTTCACCTACAAATCGGGCAATTCCTGCAGTCATACACGGATCTCCATAGATGGCAACCTTTCTTCCAGCCAGATATCTGGAAGATAAATCAGCCATTGCATCTATGAGTATTCCTCGCTCGTCTAAAAGTTCTTCAGGTATTTTTACCCCTGTTAAATTTTTCAGAGAACGTAAAAACTCATCAGTGTTTCGAATACCTACAGGAAACGGTCCAATAGATGATTTAACACCATACTTTTTTTCCAGAGTTTCTCCACCGGATGATGCATAATGGCATAATGATATAGTGGCAGTACTGTTAGCAGAATCTGCAATTTCTTCTACTGAAGTACCTCCTTTAGGATAATATGGGAGCATTTCAGCTTTTGATGGTCGAAGTGGAGAATCAAAAGGATCTGATGTATCAGTTAATATAATTGCTTCCAGATTCATCATTCCTAAAATGTGTTTAATTTCTCTAATATCTCCAGGATTCACCATGCCCGGTACTACATTGATTTTTTCATTTGTTTCACCAGGCTGGGCTAGGTGAGTTACCAGAGCATTTAGCGCATTATCATAACCTTTAAGATGGGTTTCCACGAAACTGGGTGTACTAATGGGAATTATGTTAATTTTTTTTGATTTTTCTTCCCCTAATTGTTCTGTAAGCTGTTGTTGGGCAGTTTTAATAAAGCCAATTACATCGTCTCCAATTATTTCACTGGAACATGTGGTGATTACTCCTATCAATTCTGGTTTGAACCTCAAAGCCAGATTTATAATACCTTCAATAAGGTTTTTTCTTCCACCAAAAACTGCTGCATCTTCGTGAAGTGAAGTAACTGCTATTTCGGAAGGTTCACGAAAATGT harbors:
- a CDS encoding nitrogenase gives rise to the protein MNDKILAESCKHGHVIPDDLSGKREKIFSVVNPSRMCQPMGAIYAILGMRNTMPLIHGSQGCSTYMRFQLTRHFREPMEVASTSMSEKTVIYGGEYNLMKALKNISEKQHPDLIGIVSSCLTETIGDDMNMIVGKFRDSNIEKELPCMVPISTPSYAGSHVEGYDQAIKSLVEKLASPQNANHKINIVPGILSPADVREVKRILLELKIGSIILTDYSENLDAPFGESSLGLYTQGTSVDEVVDSANSRGTITLSRHADSAGSLLEKKFDVPSVSGPIPIGVNYTDQFVTSLCSLAEVEVPKNLEKERGRLIDAMIDSESYNYQRRVAIFGEPDFVSGMTQITSEMGMHPTVVSTGVNSPRFVEEIKNITASRGIKTRILSGFDLEDLHAEIKKYGADVLIGNAYGARIASEENIPLYRAGFPIFDRLGAQRICCVGYEGGLQTVDRLTNMILDFYYDESGYEICEKEKEGMKV
- the nifE gene encoding nitrogenase iron-molybdenum cofactor biosynthesis protein NifE → MEPVIETFKSRKSHICIKESGELSIPNCDKASLPGTVTQRTCVFGGARIVLMPITDSIHLVHGPIGCAAHTWDIRGSKSSEYDLYRKGCSTDLREKDIVFGGEKKLYETILELDRLYHPGAIFVYATCVAGVIGDDINSVCKKAGEITGCRVIPVQSEGFKDHNKTKGHWIGCDALLDHVIGTKEPENTGKYDINIVGEFNVAGDLWGIKPLFESMGVNIISTISGDSVVDDIAKAHQAKLNIVQCQKSSNYLAKKLEKKYGTPSLKVNFFGIEQTITSLRLVADFFGDPEMIKTAEGIIESGLQGVNSAIEEYKERLAGKTVALYVGGNKAWSLVRAFEELGMDVIMSGTKNGMREDYERIKDAVREGTVIVDDANTVELTRLLKKYRPDLLISGAKEKYISLKLGIPFCDFNHDRISAFAGFKGFINFTKEVDASVSSRVWDLSETRLTSPHENSKNSKEIA
- a CDS encoding nitrogenase molybdenum-iron protein subunit beta, whose amino-acid sequence is MSDINVMEKERTVTINPLKTCQPLGAMFAVTGIRKGIPLVHGSQGCSTFVRYSLSKHFREPSEIAVTSLHEDAAVFGGRKNLIEGIINLALRFKPELIGVITTCSSEIIGDDVIGFIKTAQQQLTEQLGEEKSKKINIIPISTPSFVETHLKGYDNALNALVTHLAQPGETNEKINVVPGMVNPGDIREIKHILGMMNLEAIILTDTSDPFDSPLRPSKAEMLPYYPKGGTSVEEIADSANSTATISLCHYASSGGETLEKKYGVKSSIGPFPVGIRNTDEFLRSLKNLTGVKIPEELLDERGILIDAMADLSSRYLAGRKVAIYGDPCMTAGIARFVGELGMEPSVVCTGAKSEEFVNEMKTVSREIGSSIDVMVGQDLRALEVYLQENPVEVMMGNSDGRLIARYLDIPLVRFGFPVFDRVGYHRNPIIGYNGGLNLINLLTNTVLEKIYEPVTHWKLQQ
- a CDS encoding 4Fe-4S ferredoxin, with the translated sequence MVTNILVNIKLDKEKCEGSKCGACAFICPTNVFTIKDSVISIKSPDYCKLCVKCLEICPNAAITLEKNKYTIN
- a CDS encoding nitrogen fixation protein — translated: MKIAVASTEGKFVDSHFGDTNRFLIFKIEEGEVEFHEIREKTPLQLNDHQERWLSSIDLINDCKAVLCRKIGNEPSIELRKLGIKPIQLDCEVKEAVKECSRHLLS